The Zootoca vivipara chromosome 16, rZooViv1.1, whole genome shotgun sequence genome has a segment encoding these proteins:
- the LOC118097866 gene encoding beta-1,3-galactosyltransferase 2-like codes for MFIAQLQNLPSVVLFCSILLFLLVAKKEFESLFSPHDIKLKGSPDSAGNDKSAIGFEWESALERTRETKPSGLIPPPPPLATRHPLEVVYSTDYKFLLNEPNKCRERSPFLILLVITEPQHFPTRQAIRQTWGNESSVPGVSILRLFLTAVHPKFGYPLQALLEEESSIHRDIIQQDFLDTYNNLTLKTLMGMEWISKFCPNATYAMKADSDIFLNVNYMVSQLLQPHLPPKKNYMTGYIYRNAKPVRDMAYKWYVPREVYPNETYPPFCAGSGYVFSGDLAMKIYQVAKTIKVINMEDVFMGICLYELGISVTNSPLGLFNPFKVKYEKCKFSKVVVVHYYRPEELLQIWPDFRDQSQTCKS; via the coding sequence ATGTTCATAGCCCAGCTGCAGAATTTGCCCAGTGTGGTCCTCTTCTGCTCTATTTTGCTTTTCCTACTTGTTGCGAAGAAAGAATTTGAGTCTCTTTTCTCACCGCATGACATCAAGCTCAAGGGCAGCCCAGATTCCGCAGGCAATGATAAGAGTGCAATAGGATTTGAATGGGAATCTGCGCTGGAGAGGACAAGGGAGACCAAGCCCTCTGGTctgattcccccaccaccaccactggccaCGCGGCATCCCTTGGAGGTTGTCTATTCCACTGATTATAAGTTCCTTCTCAACGAGCCAAACAAATGCCGCGAGAGGAGCCCTTTTTTGATCCTGCTGGTGATAACTGAGCCCCAGCATTTTCCCACAAGGCAGGCCATCCGGCAGACGTGGGGCAACGAGAGCTCGGTGCCTGGGGTTTCCATTCTTCGTCTCTTTCTGACGGCTGTCCACCCAAAATTTGGATACCCGCTCCAGGCCCTTTTGGAAGAGGAGAGTTCCATCCACAGAGACATTATTCAGCAGGACTTCCTGGATACCTACAACAACCTTACCCTCAAGActctgatgggcatggaatggaTAAGCAAGTTCTGCCCCAATGCAACCTATGCGATGAAGGCAGACAGTGACATCTTTCTCAATGTGAACTACATGGTGTCCCAGCTGCTGCAGCCTCACCTGCCACCCAAGAAGAACTACATGACAGGGTACATCTACAGGAACGCAAAGCCAGTGCGTGACATGGCCTACAAGTGGTATGTGCCACGGGAGGTGTACCCCAATGAGACCTACCCGCCCTTCTGCGCAGGCTCAGGGTATGTGTTCTCCGGGGATCTGGCCATGAAGATCTACCAGGTAGCAAAGACCATCAAGGTCATTAACATGGAAGATGTCTTCATGGGAATCTGCCTGTATGAGCTGGGCATCAGCGTGACAAACAGCCCCTTGGGTCTCTTCAACCCGTTCAAAGTCAAGTATGAGAAGTGCAAGTTctccaaggtggtggtggtgcattATTACAGGCCAGAGGAGCTGCTGCAGATTTGGCCTGACTTTCGGGACCAGAGCCAGACTTGCAAGAGTTAA